Part of the Sylvia atricapilla isolate bSylAtr1 chromosome 1, bSylAtr1.pri, whole genome shotgun sequence genome, CCTGGTGTATCAGCTGCTGCACCCAGCTTTGGAACACCTGCAGACTTGCTGAACTGTCTGCAAGAGAagactctgctctgctccatcaACAAAGTCATTAATGAAGGTGCCAAACCATCCCAGCCATCTCCTTGGGTACAAGACGCTTTTCTACATcattatacattaaaaaaaaagcagcagcaggttctAGAGTAGCATTTTCCAAGACAGTTATTTTTACCTCATTTTCTGAACGAAGTGctgaaaattcacttttttccaaaataatcaTATCCTTTTTCACAGCACCAATATGGGACATTACTTGCTGAAGCgcaatttcctttaaaagaaggaagaagaaccTCAGAACATATCACAACTACAATGCTTTTCCTCATCTGTGCCTACAAATatgaaagactattttggtACCCTGAAATTTTGAATTCAGCAATTTCAGGTTGATTATCCAAGTTTCAGAAAGCAGGATAGAGTGACAGTGACAAAAGATGCAAGTTAGGCTCAAACGTTGGTAATGCTTGACAAAACTGGCAGTGCTAACACAGATCAGAATAATTCAACTATTAACCTAGGAAACATTTGCTTCCAAGTCATCAAATTCTTAAGCTGGCAAAAGCATTAGGGAGAGCTGTCTCTGAGCCAAATGAGCAAATCTGGCTTTCAGACCAAAATGCCTCAGTGCAACCATCCTCTTCTGTAAACCCTCCCTGCAAGGAAGTCTCTGCCTCACTGCTTGGAATCACACTTTGAATTGCTCTTCTCAGTTCATTACACTCAACTGACAGAAGACAAAATAGAATTCCCTGCAACTTTCAAGGAGGGTGAAATCTGTAGACATTGTTCTAGATCCTACACTACCCACATGTGCAAATAGGAACTGCCTTCTCTGCTAAAGATTTTCCTCTAACAAGTAATCCCTTGCTTTTGGTTCTGGAATAAGACCCCTACAAATCCAACACAGCACTCGAAGTTCAGTTTTGTCACAAAATGCAATTCTACCTCTCAGCGTTTTATTTCTAAGTAGCATCTAAAGATACCTCTCCTGACCACAGGCTACCGGAccacaacactgaaaaaaatgtgttttggaCGTGTTACAAAGAAGTCTACAGACAGAGTACTGCATGgacatctcttttctttctcctcagtgTCTTCATATTgttcttgttctctctcctcctcagtGGATTCAGCAAACAGAGAACAGAACCTTCCatattctttctcttcttcatgcatatatacacacacacacacaagtaaACATGTTTTTCCCTAAGGTTTTATCTAACCAAGATAATACTGTGATCATAGCTCATCCACAACAttctaaatctttttttctaattttttgttctctttctgcaGAAGCCCTTTTGCAATCAAAGAccataaagaaatacaaatttatcATGTGGCCCAGTGTTGATGGCACACACATTTCCTGAGCTGCCATACAAACCTACACATTGCATCTTAATTGCAGAAATTCACTTGAGGGTCAAATCTAAGAGTCTCAGAAAACATCTACCATCGATAGCAACATTAAATTCAACACAACTTTCATTCAATAAACCAAGACAGAGAAGGAAGCTGAGACTGCTCGTTGTAAAATACCACTAGCCATGGGAGAAAAAGACCCTTTAACATGGCATTCCCTGAGTGACTGTGGAACAAATTCAGCACAAGAGGAGGATTGTAGGTTTGCCTACAATCTAAAACTACGGAAGATTGGCTTGAAACCTCCCTAGATGGAAAGTGCCACAAAACCCACTTTTGCAGTATCCCAGTTTTCAATGAGACACTCTTCTGCCAAGACTGTTACACTAGACAGACAGCAGATCCTGTTTTCCCAGTCTCAAGACAGCAGCCTGGTTACTATGGAACAagtcacagctcctgctgggaaggTGACCCGGGGCTGTGAACCCCAGGCtcacagagcagccagaggcTGCACTTCAGCTCGATTCTGATACAACATAAATGTGACCGTGAGACATGggcataaataaaaaagtaccACATAACAGGGTGCTAAATAACTGAGGGGATTTGTGCTTCCTTGTTACAAGTCTACAAAAAATACATGTAGAAATCCAAATCCATGCACTGAATACCTCTTATGCTCCTTTAAGTCTTCTCAGCAACTCTGTGTCATGTTAACTCTAAGGCTGAAACTAAAAAACTACTTGTGGTTTGCACACCAACCCACTGAACTAAAATCTAAAGGTCCATAACAACACTTTGGTAAGTATCTGATAAACTCAAGACAAAATGAACTAGTCAATAAGGCAGAGAGGAATGTTTGCTCTTCACCTTCAAACTTGTAAAATGAAGCGTCAACAGTAATAAACAGCAACATGTATTTCATTAGCAGGCATACAAggctttaatttgctttaacCCCACCACTGCTTCTGATCTAACCTGCTGCACTTTGGTGACCATGTCCTTGTAAATCATATCCACGTTGGTGTTCATGATTTTCACTAATGCAGATACAATGACCTCAGACTGCTGAGTAGTGAATcctaaatgaaacaaaaagcaatatTCAGAGAGAGATCCAAATTTGGACAGTTTACAGAAATGTCACTTGCTAATACTCAACACCAAATTACAACAAATGTCAGTTATGAAAGATAATAAAACATAGACCTCTTGATCCAGCACTAACAAAGGAACAGTTTCtccacccccaccccaaaactATGTCTGTGACATAGCATGACTGCTTCCATAGTACAGCACTACTATACTATCAACAGGATAAACAGGGAGTTTTCCCACAGTTATTATGGAAAGTCACCTCTCACATGTGGTTACTTCCACGAGCAAGCAAAAATTCTGACTCTGAAAAGCAGATACCTCattatattataaattataagTTATTGTAATTCAGTGCCACTGAAGATGTACAAAACTCAacaactaaaaataaagcaaactgtCCTGATTTTAGGCCTACCAGCTTCTGAGCACCTATTAGAAACTTTTTGAACTGAATATATTGGAAACTATAGTAAAACATCATACCTAAAAATACCCTCATCTTTTCCACCCTCAAAATGTAGTAGGAGTAAAAATGTCACGAACAAGAGTTAATcattataaaaagaaacacTTGCAAGAACGTGATTATTTGAAACCAACCAGCAGTTCAGCATGGTTAAGCACAGCTGAGAGCAAGTCACTTTCAGTAGCTGAGCTGATACAAAAGTTCACTACCACTGAAAGGCTCCGTCTCCCCTTATCCCTCCTCCTGACACTCTGACCTGTGCTCACTCAACTGATCCAGCAGCTCATTAAACGAGTGTCTCTGAATACCAATTAAGAAAAAGAGCTGGAGAGTTTCCTCCAAAGTTCCTGGTACAGGGAAACAGAAGAAACCACctggcaggggaaggggacTTAGACCTCTCCATTTTAGGAATGGAGAGCTGTCACTTCAGCACTGAATCCAAAATAATCTATTCCcttatttatattttagcaTAATACTACTTTATAGAGTATTCTACACTCCACCCTAAAAGCTGCACTGTACAAAGTAGTCCATGTTCCATCCAACTGTAACACACTGGTGCATATTCAAGGTGTAATATACTAAATACGAAGGAATCCAATTAATACATTTAAACCACTGCCTTGAAAACTCTGGGGTCTTTTGCTCTCAGGTTTTAAAATTTCGTTTTTTCTTAGCATTTTTAACTGCCAACAGGGCAAAAATTAttccaaacaaaattatataAGCTCACTGTTTCCTTTCTGGAGCTGAAGAAAACCCTCTGTGTCCCTACCTACTATATAGATAACCCCAcaaaaatcccataaaaattAAGGTGTAACACTGTATGTCAAGGAAAAGTAACAGACTTTGTAAACTAAAAAAACCACTAATAAACCCCATTAAAATAGCTACTTGTTTCAAACAAATTACCATTTTCTTCCAAGAGGCATACCAGCGCATGAGTGTCAAAATAAAGCCTCCTATTTCCCGACAAGGAAATATTCTCTTTGCTCTGTAAAGATGACACAGAGATGCTTacatctaggaaaaaaaaaaaaaaaaaaaaagataaacgAAGACAAAGTTATTTCttaagaaagaatattttatcaaCATGTTCGTTTTCCAGCAGTTTCCTTACTACCTGGAATGTTTTTCACTTACGACAAAATAGTTTGTGTTGAGACTACCACAGCTTGCTTGGAAGTGAAAAGACATCTATCAATAAGTTCTACGTGcaagaggctggaaaagaggaCAATATGCTGCCTTTACGAGATGCTCTCCAGGAATACAATGTTCTGGGAAAAATCCCTCCAATTGACAGGGTCCTGCGTCTGTTCCTTTACCAGAATCACCTCAGCAGGTGAGACCTGTGAGCACTTCAAAGCTGGAGGGCTAAATCCACACACTCTTTGTTAAAGAAGTGAATTTTCATCACTTGCCATTTAAGAAAAAGTAATCACTCACAATTTGCCATTTACGTTTTTGCAGAAAACACTTTCAACACTGAAAGCCAGTCTTAAGACAGTGCATTGTTTCCACTGGGATGTGTAGTGTATAAACTACCCTGACAGAACGAACGCGAGGTGGGGCATGAGGTGAAGCGCCAAGAGGCAGAATCTGCGAATCaatcaggctggaaaagacctttgcgaccatcgagtccaacctttgCCCGAACACCACCACGCCATGAAGCAGACCACGGCACCGAGGGCCACGTCCTTAAAACACCCCTGAGGACGGTGACTGCCACCGCCCTGAGCGGCCCAGTCCATAGTACAGTCGCCTTTTCcctggagaaattcctcctaatgtccaacctaaacctctcctggcacagctttagGCTACGTCCTCTTATCCTGTCGCTGGCTGTCCCGGCGAAGAGGCCGACCCGCACTTTGCTACACGCTCGTTTCGACTAGTTGCAGAGAGCGATGAGGTCCCcgctgagcctccttttctccagcaggctgaacacccccagctccctcagctgctcccacgGGACGCGCGCTGCAGACCGCTCCCCATCCCGGGTGCCCGAACTCTCTGCGCTCTCAGGACACGCCATGCCCACGGGCTCACCCCGCTCCCCGCGGTGCCGCCGGCTCCctccgccgctcccgccgctcccgccgcccctTCCCCACacggcgccgccgccggggcccggCTGCGCTGCGGGCGGGCACCGCCAGTCGCCGAGGCAGCGGCGCGCGCGGCCGTCACGTGAGGCGCCGTCCGAGCCGCGCGGCCGCggccgcagcagcagcagcagcagcgcgcGCCCCCCGCCGCTGGCGGCCGCCTGGGCCCCGGCCATGGCCGCGCCGCCCGGTCCCGACGGCCGAatagggaaggggaaggagggaaaccgctgccgccgctgctgccgTCGCCACTACTGCGCTGCCATCGCCGAGCGCACGCCGCCCCGGCGGCTCACTTCCGCCACCGGCGGCGTCTCGCTTCCGCCTCCGGGACGCAGCCAAACGCGGCGGGTGACGCCGCCAGCGACGGCGATTGATTCTACGGCTCACGGAGCGGCCGCGGCGAGAAGAGCGGCGCGGGCGGGCCGGGTTTCGGCGGGGCGGTGCCTGCGAGGGTGGTGCGGGCTCCACGCGGTGAACACGGGCATTCCCGGTCACAGAACCATAAAATCGTGGGATCGTGGGGTCATCAAGGCTGGAAGAGAGTTTTGAGTGCAGCACTGCCGCTGTAACCTCTAAACCAGACAAACAATTTCAGACAGAACTTGTCGCTCTGCAGTGGGACGGAGATTTCGGGGCTTGAATTTATTAACCGAGTAATGCCCAGGATTGGGCAACTTGGTGGGTCCGGAGCCTTAACCATTGAACAGGTGCCCTAGGTGCCCCTGCTGCAGTGGGTCAGGTGTGCTCTTGGTTTGGTTCTGCCAAAAATACGGGTTTCTGGGGAATATAGGAAAACGGGGTTTTATCCTTTTGGGCTGTTGTTAAGACACATTACTTAATATTTGTAGGAAAATAATAGGAGAAGAAGTTGGTTCATCCCACTGCCGTTTTCTTCAGGCAGCACTTACTTCAGAGCAAGCTgatattttctctgttaaatacaaattcacagaaaaaaagcacgcagcaccttttcttcttcctcctagGATCCATAGTTACAGCAAACAGGCACAAAGATGGCATCATTCGGGTGTATCTATATAAGCGCAAAGGTAGGTGGCCCACCGTGGCACgtggcagtgtcacagcagcacagcagggtcACTGCAGCTGGGACTGCACCTACACAAGGGCAGCAGGGCTTTAGCAGCacctccctccagctgctgtggtgaTAAAGCAGAACAGCAGAAGCCCTTGGTGTTTTCACAAAATAAACTATAAATATTACTTCTGTGTATCAGAGAGATATCATTATACTTGCAGATTGCACGAACAGCCATTTCTTAAACCACTTGCACTGTTGATGGTCAGGGACATCAGCGGGCTGACTCGCACAGCcatgtttgttttcattgcaagtaaaagcagaaagatgCCTAATAAGTTCACTGCATCTGCTTGGCTGTTCCATGCACACTGCCTGGCAGTAGCACAGCACTAATTGCTGACATTTGTGAGTCTGAAGGCAGTTGTCTTTTCATTTTAGGGATGATTCAGTGGTGCCGTGTATTTTCCTTGATACTTTCTTCAATGATCCCTTTCAAAGCCCTGCACTTGTTATGGCAATTGAAAGGCAGAACTA contains:
- the MCUR1 gene encoding mitochondrial calcium uniporter regulator 1 → MAGAQAAASGGGRALLLLLLRPRPRGSDGASRDGRARRCLGDWRCPPAAQPGPGGGAVWGRGGGSGGSGGGSRRHRGERDVSISVSSLQSKENISLSGNRRLYFDTHALVCLLEENGFTTQQSEVIVSALVKIMNTNVDMIYKDMVTKVQQEIALQQVMSHIGAVKKDMIILEKSEFSALRSENEKIKLELQQIKKQVTDEITKVRADNKLNLNLEKSRVKELYSQNERKLLEMRTEIVELHAQQDRALTQTDRKIDTEVADLKTMLESHKLDNIKYLAGSVFTCLTVALGFYRLWI